From Pseudomonas vanderleydeniana, the proteins below share one genomic window:
- a CDS encoding sigma-54-dependent transcriptional regulator, with product MTHKVLVVDDEPKLCDLLSSALSQNDIQVFTAGNGLQALVVLDQEEIDLVISDWRMPGMDGPQLLAEIKSRFPQLPVIVMTAYSTVKNAVQSMRNGAFDYIAKPFDIDELDITVSKALQFRDILRDNARMRAELDEHQQIDSLVGDSPTFRRVLQAVDSVRDSNATILLTGESGTGKEMVARAIHKHGNRADKPFVAVNCAAIPEGLLESEMFGHRKGAFTGAVSDRVGRFMQADKGTLFLDEVGDMPLALQAKILRALQERVIEPVGDPRERKVDVRVIAATNKNLLEAVANKEFREDLYYRLNVFPIPLPALRERVEDIAPLARHFAHALGASAGKRITGFSPQALQAMANYSWPGNIRELQNCVERATIVAANPEIEESDLPAYLFTPPSAEPGDPAVALNAGPAIPKDLDAALAEVEKGYILAALHEANGVQAAAAQMIGISERSFWYRLKKLAIQVEKIIR from the coding sequence ATGACGCATAAGGTCCTGGTGGTCGATGACGAACCCAAGCTGTGCGACCTGCTCAGTTCGGCCCTGAGCCAGAACGATATCCAGGTGTTCACCGCCGGCAACGGCCTGCAGGCCCTGGTGGTGCTGGACCAGGAGGAAATCGACCTGGTCATCAGCGACTGGCGCATGCCCGGCATGGACGGCCCGCAACTGCTGGCCGAGATCAAGTCGCGTTTCCCGCAGTTGCCGGTGATCGTGATGACTGCGTACAGCACGGTGAAAAACGCCGTGCAGTCGATGCGCAATGGCGCCTTCGACTACATCGCCAAACCTTTCGACATCGACGAGCTGGACATCACCGTCAGCAAGGCCCTGCAATTTCGCGACATCCTGCGCGACAACGCGCGCATGCGCGCCGAGCTCGACGAGCACCAGCAGATCGACAGCCTGGTCGGCGACAGCCCGACCTTTCGCCGGGTGCTGCAGGCCGTCGACTCGGTGCGTGACAGCAATGCCACCATCCTGCTGACCGGCGAGAGCGGCACCGGCAAGGAAATGGTCGCGCGGGCGATCCACAAGCACGGCAACCGCGCCGACAAGCCCTTCGTCGCGGTCAACTGCGCAGCGATCCCCGAGGGCCTGCTGGAAAGCGAGATGTTTGGCCACCGCAAGGGCGCCTTCACCGGCGCCGTGTCGGATCGGGTCGGGCGCTTCATGCAGGCGGACAAGGGCACCTTGTTCCTCGATGAAGTGGGCGACATGCCGCTGGCCCTGCAGGCGAAGATCCTGCGCGCCTTGCAGGAACGCGTGATCGAGCCGGTGGGCGACCCGCGCGAACGCAAGGTCGACGTGCGGGTGATTGCCGCGACCAACAAGAATCTGCTCGAAGCGGTGGCGAACAAGGAGTTTCGCGAAGACTTGTACTACCGCCTGAACGTCTTCCCGATCCCCCTGCCCGCCCTGCGCGAGCGGGTCGAGGACATCGCCCCGCTGGCCCGGCATTTCGCCCACGCCCTGGGCGCCAGCGCCGGCAAGCGCATCACCGGTTTCAGCCCGCAGGCGCTGCAGGCGATGGCCAACTACAGCTGGCCGGGCAACATCCGTGAACTGCAGAACTGCGTCGAACGGGCGACCATCGTCGCCGCGAACCCGGAGATCGAGGAAAGCGACCTGCCGGCCTACCTGTTCACCCCGCCGTCGGCGGAGCCGGGCGATCCGGCCGTGGCGCTGAACGCCGGCCCGGCGATTCCCAAGGACCTCGACGCGGCACTGGCGGAAGTGGAAAAGGGCTACATCCTGGCGGCCTTGCACGAGGCCAACGGGGTCCAGGCCGCCGCGGCGCAGATGATCGGCATTTCCGAGCGCAGCTTCTGGTATCGCCTGAAGAAACTGGCGATCCAGGTGGAAAAAATCATCCGCTGA
- a CDS encoding alpha/beta fold hydrolase, translating to MHVRFFSAAVLLAALLVGFPAFAAGRCDVNVPTEHVDLDQVSLAYQSIGRSSDPALLLIMGLGGQLIHWPDEVVVALCQQGFRVIRYDNRDVGLSTWRQAPASANLTFEVLRYKLGLPVAAPYSLTDMAGDALGLMDALQVEQFHVLGASMGGMIAQRVAAMAPQRVESLTLVMTSSGAEGLPAPNAALVQLLSRRSAPNRQVAIEQQADLLAALGSPEVKDDRHKLLQQAATAYDRAFNPEGVKRQIMAILAEPSRVPLLNQLRVPTLVVHGTADPLLPVMHGVHLAAHIQGSQLVLIPGLAHRFQEAFKAPLLAAVLPYLRAHQQDVSHVAQL from the coding sequence ATGCATGTACGTTTCTTTTCAGCGGCCGTCCTGCTGGCCGCCCTGCTGGTCGGCTTTCCGGCGTTTGCGGCCGGCCGTTGCGATGTCAATGTTCCCACCGAGCATGTCGATCTGGACCAGGTCAGCCTGGCCTACCAGAGTATTGGCCGTTCCTCGGATCCGGCGCTGCTGCTGATCATGGGCTTGGGAGGGCAGTTGATCCACTGGCCGGACGAAGTGGTGGTCGCCTTGTGCCAACAGGGTTTCCGGGTGATCCGTTATGACAACCGCGATGTGGGCCTGTCGACCTGGCGCCAGGCGCCGGCCAGCGCCAACCTGACGTTCGAGGTGCTGCGCTACAAGCTCGGCCTGCCGGTAGCCGCGCCCTACAGCCTGACCGACATGGCCGGCGATGCGCTGGGGTTGATGGATGCGCTGCAGGTCGAGCAGTTTCATGTGCTGGGGGCCAGCATGGGCGGGATGATCGCCCAGCGCGTGGCCGCCATGGCGCCGCAGCGGGTCGAGAGCCTGACGCTGGTGATGACCAGCTCCGGTGCCGAGGGCTTGCCGGCGCCGAATGCGGCGCTGGTGCAACTGCTGTCGCGGCGCAGTGCGCCGAATCGCCAGGTCGCCATCGAGCAGCAGGCCGACCTGCTGGCGGCGCTGGGCAGCCCCGAGGTGAAGGATGATCGGCACAAGCTGCTGCAACAGGCGGCGACGGCCTATGACCGGGCGTTCAATCCGGAAGGGGTGAAGCGCCAGATCATGGCGATCCTGGCCGAGCCGAGTCGGGTACCGTTGCTCAACCAGTTGCGGGTCCCGACCCTGGTGGTGCATGGCACCGCCGATCCGCTGTTGCCGGTGATGCACGGTGTGCACCTGGCCGCGCATATCCAGGGCAGCCAGCTGGTGTTGATCCCGGGGCTGGCCCACCGCTTCCAGGAAGCGTTCAAGGCGCCGCTGCTGGCCGCGGTGCTGCCGTACCTGCGGGCGCACCAGCAGGATGTCAGCCACGTGGCGCAGCTCTGA
- the metR gene encoding transcriptional regulator MetR gives MLEIRHLKTLHALREADSLVEAAERLHLTQSALSHQFKELEERLGMALFVRKTKPVRFTSAGLRLLQLADATLPLLRAAERDISRLAGGTAGRLHMAIECHSCFQWLMPTIDQFRDAWPEVELDLASGFAFAPLPALARGDLDLVVTSDPLDLPGLTYVPLFTYEAMLAVANQHPLASKPYIVPEDLARETLITYPVERDRLDIFTRFLEPADVEPAQVRTSELSVMMMQLVASGRGVCGMPHWALHEYSSRGYVRAKRLGEKGLFATLYAAIRTDMLEVPYMRDFLLTAKDTSFSTLDGVSAVR, from the coding sequence GTGCTGGAAATCCGTCACTTGAAAACCCTGCATGCCCTGCGTGAGGCCGACAGCCTGGTGGAGGCCGCCGAGCGCCTGCACCTGACCCAGTCGGCCCTCTCTCACCAGTTCAAGGAACTGGAGGAGCGCCTGGGCATGGCATTGTTCGTGCGCAAGACCAAGCCGGTGCGGTTCACCAGTGCCGGCCTGCGCCTGCTGCAACTGGCGGATGCCACCCTGCCGCTGCTGCGCGCGGCGGAACGGGACATTTCCCGGCTGGCCGGCGGCACCGCCGGCCGCCTGCACATGGCGATCGAGTGCCACAGTTGCTTCCAGTGGCTGATGCCGACCATCGACCAGTTCCGCGATGCCTGGCCGGAAGTCGAACTGGACCTGGCCTCCGGCTTCGCCTTCGCCCCGCTGCCGGCGCTGGCCCGTGGCGACCTGGACCTGGTGGTGACCTCCGATCCGCTGGACCTGCCAGGCCTCACCTACGTGCCACTGTTCACCTACGAGGCCATGCTCGCGGTTGCCAACCAGCACCCCCTGGCGAGCAAGCCCTACATCGTCCCCGAAGACCTGGCCCGGGAAACCCTGATCACCTACCCGGTGGAACGCGATCGGCTGGATATCTTCACCCGTTTCCTGGAGCCGGCCGATGTCGAGCCGGCGCAAGTGCGCACCTCGGAACTGTCGGTGATGATGATGCAGTTGGTGGCCAGCGGCCGCGGTGTCTGCGGCATGCCCCACTGGGCGCTGCACGAATACAGCTCGCGGGGTTATGTAAGGGCCAAGCGCCTGGGTGAAAAAGGCCTGTTCGCCACGCTATACGCGGCGATTCGTACAGACATGCTGGAAGTGCCCTACATGCGCGACTTCCTGCTGACAGCCAAGGACACCTCGTTCTCGACCCTCGACGGCGTCAGCGCGGTCCGCTGA
- a CDS encoding LysE family translocator, which yields MIPLQDLLIFAAASLLMVLTPGPNMIYLISRSICQGPKAGVVSLLGVVGGFFIHLFAAALGLTAVFMAVPLAYEVLKWAGALYLLWLAWQALKPGARSPFEPRQLPPDSSARLMTMGFLTSALNPKIAVFYLSVFPQFITPEHGSVFAQSLILGVTQISVSFTVNLLIALFAGGLASWFMHNPRWLAVQRYFMGFVLGGLAVRLMLEQRRSA from the coding sequence ATGATTCCCTTGCAAGACTTGCTGATCTTCGCTGCTGCCTCGCTGTTGATGGTCCTGACGCCAGGACCGAACATGATCTACCTGATCTCCCGTTCGATCTGCCAGGGGCCGAAGGCCGGGGTGGTGTCGCTGCTGGGGGTGGTGGGCGGTTTCTTCATCCACCTGTTCGCCGCCGCGCTGGGGCTGACCGCGGTGTTCATGGCCGTGCCGCTGGCCTATGAGGTGCTCAAGTGGGCCGGTGCCCTGTACCTGCTGTGGCTGGCCTGGCAGGCACTCAAGCCGGGCGCCCGCTCGCCGTTCGAACCACGGCAGTTGCCGCCGGATTCGTCCGCGCGGTTGATGACCATGGGGTTTCTCACCAGCGCCCTGAACCCGAAGATCGCGGTGTTCTACCTCTCGGTGTTTCCGCAGTTCATCACCCCGGAGCACGGCTCGGTGTTCGCCCAGAGCCTGATTCTCGGCGTGACCCAGATCAGCGTGAGCTTCACCGTCAACCTGCTGATCGCGCTGTTTGCCGGTGGCCTGGCCAGCTGGTTCATGCACAACCCGCGCTGGCTGGCGGTGCAACGCTATTTCATGGGCTTTGTGCTGGGCGGCCTGGCCGTGCGGCTGATGCTCGAGCAGCGCCGTTCGGCCTGA
- a CDS encoding NUDIX hydrolase, which yields MSVSVATKIIRIAAALLIGPDGRTLLVRKRGTQAFMQPGGKIEPHEQPAQALVRELEEELGVRVDPGAARYLGQFSAPAANEPGFEVQAELFQLQIAETVEPAAEIEEVVWIDPASTAGLCLAPLTRDLILPFYRASLEPTA from the coding sequence ATGAGTGTTTCTGTTGCCACCAAGATAATTCGTATTGCCGCAGCCCTGCTGATCGGCCCCGATGGCCGTACCCTGCTGGTACGCAAGCGCGGTACCCAGGCGTTCATGCAGCCGGGCGGCAAGATCGAGCCGCATGAGCAGCCAGCCCAGGCCCTGGTTCGCGAGCTTGAGGAAGAGTTGGGGGTGCGGGTCGATCCCGGTGCCGCCCGCTATCTCGGCCAGTTTTCCGCTCCTGCGGCCAACGAGCCGGGATTCGAGGTGCAGGCCGAGCTGTTCCAGTTGCAGATCGCCGAGACGGTCGAGCCCGCCGCCGAGATCGAGGAGGTGGTGTGGATTGATCCGGCCAGCACCGCAGGCTTGTGCCTGGCGCCATTGACACGTGACCTGATCCTGCCGTTCTATCGTGCTTCGCTTGAGCCTACCGCCTGA
- a CDS encoding HD domain-containing phosphohydrolase, which translates to MDESVAGSATRPRILLVDDEESILNSLRRLLRSQPYELVLADSGARALEIMAAQPVDLVISDARMPNMDGATLLARIHDLYPSTLRILLTGYADLDMITKAINEGRIYRYLSKPWNDEELTLTVRQALAFQHSERERQRLQVLAREQNQQLQQLNATLEKRVLARTSEVQQTADMLDLAYEELKRSYAVTAEVFSRMVEWRLPKDKQTNRAVIDLVRAWCKATQSDETDSRNLAMAAALHNIGKMGWTDGMMGAPADQLHHTERERYRGYPKQSESLLMTLEPMQDAARLILHHQERWDGSGFPDHLKGEAIPLGSRVLKLAVDFVELQHGLILERRLNSDEALLFIRKYAGRLYDPDLVEEFIRVCAEHLSDVTTGDPRVKALGTRELEAGMVLARNLNADNGMLLLNAGKVLSAALVEKLIGFEAMEGAKYSVFVKVPEEVSPLEQAT; encoded by the coding sequence ATGGATGAATCCGTCGCCGGTTCCGCGACCAGGCCCCGTATCCTGCTGGTCGACGACGAAGAGTCGATTCTCAACAGTCTGCGGCGCCTGCTGCGTAGCCAGCCCTATGAGCTGGTGCTGGCCGACAGCGGGGCGCGGGCGCTGGAAATCATGGCCGCCCAGCCCGTCGACCTGGTCATCAGCGATGCGCGCATGCCGAACATGGATGGTGCGACCCTGCTGGCGCGCATCCATGACCTGTATCCCTCGACCCTGCGGATTCTGCTGACCGGTTATGCCGATCTCGACATGATCACCAAGGCCATCAACGAAGGGCGGATCTATCGCTATCTCAGCAAGCCCTGGAACGACGAGGAACTGACGCTGACGGTGCGCCAGGCGCTGGCCTTCCAGCATTCCGAGCGCGAACGCCAGCGCCTGCAGGTGCTGGCCCGGGAGCAGAACCAGCAATTGCAGCAGCTCAATGCGACCCTGGAAAAACGCGTGCTGGCGCGTACCAGCGAGGTCCAGCAGACCGCCGACATGCTCGATCTGGCCTATGAGGAACTCAAGCGCAGCTACGCGGTGACCGCCGAAGTGTTTTCGCGGATGGTCGAGTGGCGCCTGCCCAAGGACAAGCAGACCAACCGGGCGGTCATCGACCTGGTGCGAGCGTGGTGCAAGGCCACGCAGTCGGACGAGACCGATAGCCGCAACCTGGCCATGGCCGCGGCCTTGCACAATATCGGCAAGATGGGCTGGACCGACGGCATGATGGGCGCACCGGCCGACCAGTTGCACCATACCGAGCGCGAGCGCTATCGCGGTTATCCCAAGCAGAGCGAGTCGTTGCTGATGACGCTGGAGCCGATGCAGGACGCGGCCCGGCTGATCCTGCATCATCAGGAGCGTTGGGACGGCAGCGGTTTTCCCGATCATCTCAAGGGCGAGGCGATTCCTCTGGGTTCGCGGGTTCTGAAACTGGCGGTCGATTTCGTCGAGCTGCAGCATGGGCTGATTCTCGAACGGCGATTGAACAGCGACGAGGCGCTGCTGTTCATTCGCAAGTATGCCGGGCGTCTCTACGATCCCGACCTGGTGGAAGAATTCATCCGGGTCTGCGCCGAGCACCTGAGCGATGTCACCACCGGCGACCCGAGGGTGAAGGCCCTGGGGACTCGCGAACTGGAGGCCGGCATGGTCCTGGCGCGCAACCTCAATGCCGACAACGGCATGCTGCTGCTCAATGCCGGCAAGGTACTGAGTGCCGCCCTGGTGGAGAAACTGATCGGTTTCGAAGCCATGGAAGGCGCAAAGTACAGCGTGTTCGTCAAGGTGCCCGAGGAAGTCTCGCCGCTGGAGCAGGCCACTTGA
- a CDS encoding EAL domain-containing protein: MNAPAGAANRRILIIDDTASIHQDYRKILGPEPDEEPALDSTETLLFGVNRPQRQVFELDSAYQGQDGLELVRLALATERPYAMAFIDMRMPPGWDGLETIEQLWKVDPNLQIALCTAYSDYSWESMVDRLAFGDQLLILKKPFDSLEIRQMASALTWKWQLAQDMATRMAELERTVEERVRELLHVSRLLQFDVLTELPNSTLLVDRLSQAIALAKRHGEQTAVMFIGLDRFKRINNALGHPVGDDMLKHVARSLIGALRQSDSVFRYGSDEFVLVLPDIAHPHQTNGIAQKVLNAVHTPLEVAGHALRVTASMGISLYPGDGEDALGLVKKAETAMRNIKEQGPGHFGFFVEDMNLRARRQQSIESGIRLALERDEFVLHYQPKLGLKDGTVVGAEALIRWLHPERGWIFPSDFIPVAEDSGLIVPLSRWVVQQACRQAKAWQEQGLGNLIMSVNVSAIDFRQRDYLDGIRQVLEETGLDPHCLELEITESILMQNIDATIDVLHALKALGIRLAIDDFGTGYSSLSYLRRFPVDVLKIDQSFIRNLGGDQNDAALVSAIISLGRNLNLNTIAEGVETREQLEFLRAHACAEVQGYYFSKAVEANAFVSLLQAWREKAPVQD, translated from the coding sequence GTGAACGCCCCGGCTGGTGCCGCCAACCGGCGAATCCTGATCATTGACGACACGGCCTCGATTCATCAGGACTACCGCAAGATCCTCGGCCCGGAGCCGGACGAGGAGCCGGCCCTGGACTCGACCGAAACCCTGTTGTTCGGCGTCAACCGCCCCCAGCGCCAGGTCTTCGAGCTGGACTCGGCCTACCAGGGGCAGGACGGCCTGGAACTGGTGCGCCTGGCTCTGGCCACCGAACGCCCCTACGCCATGGCCTTCATCGACATGCGCATGCCGCCGGGCTGGGATGGCCTGGAAACCATCGAACAACTATGGAAGGTCGATCCGAACCTGCAGATCGCCCTCTGTACCGCCTATTCGGACTACTCCTGGGAATCGATGGTCGACCGCCTGGCCTTCGGCGACCAGTTGCTGATCCTGAAGAAGCCCTTCGACAGCCTGGAAATCCGCCAGATGGCCAGTGCCCTGACATGGAAATGGCAGTTGGCCCAGGACATGGCCACACGCATGGCCGAACTGGAACGCACCGTGGAGGAACGTGTCCGGGAACTGTTGCATGTCTCGCGCCTGCTGCAGTTCGACGTTCTCACCGAACTGCCCAACAGCACCCTGCTGGTCGATCGGCTCAGCCAGGCGATCGCCCTGGCCAAGCGACATGGCGAACAAACGGCAGTCATGTTCATCGGCCTGGATCGCTTCAAGCGCATCAACAATGCGCTGGGCCACCCCGTCGGCGATGACATGCTCAAGCATGTGGCACGCAGCCTGATCGGCGCGCTGCGCCAGTCGGATTCGGTATTCCGTTACGGCTCCGACGAGTTTGTTCTGGTGCTGCCCGATATCGCCCACCCACATCAGACCAACGGCATTGCACAGAAGGTTCTGAATGCCGTGCACACCCCGCTGGAAGTGGCCGGACACGCGTTGCGGGTCACCGCGAGCATGGGCATCAGCCTCTACCCCGGCGACGGCGAAGACGCACTGGGCCTGGTCAAGAAGGCCGAGACGGCCATGCGCAACATCAAGGAACAGGGCCCGGGCCACTTCGGTTTCTTCGTCGAGGACATGAATCTGCGCGCGCGCCGGCAGCAGTCCATCGAGTCGGGAATTCGCCTGGCGCTGGAGCGTGACGAATTCGTGCTGCACTACCAACCCAAGCTGGGCTTAAAGGATGGCACGGTGGTCGGTGCGGAAGCGCTGATTCGCTGGCTGCACCCGGAGCGCGGCTGGATTTTCCCCAGTGACTTCATTCCCGTGGCCGAGGACAGCGGACTGATCGTGCCGCTGAGCCGCTGGGTGGTGCAGCAGGCCTGCCGTCAGGCCAAGGCCTGGCAGGAGCAGGGATTGGGCAACCTGATCATGTCGGTGAATGTCTCGGCCATCGATTTCCGCCAACGCGACTACCTCGACGGGATCCGCCAGGTACTGGAGGAAACCGGGCTCGACCCGCACTGCCTGGAACTGGAAATCACCGAAAGTATCCTGATGCAGAACATCGACGCGACGATCGACGTGCTGCACGCGCTCAAGGCCCTGGGCATCCGCCTGGCGATCGACGACTTCGGTACCGGTTATTCCAGCCTCAGCTACCTGCGCCGCTTTCCCGTCGATGTGTTGAAAATCGACCAGTCGTTCATACGCAACCTCGGGGGTGATCAGAATGACGCGGCACTGGTCAGTGCGATCATCAGCCTGGGGCGGAACCTGAACCTGAACACCATTGCCGAAGGCGTCGAAACCCGTGAGCAACTGGAGTTTCTCAGGGCCCACGCCTGTGCGGAGGTGCAGGGCTACTACTTCAGCAAGGCCGTCGAAGCCAACGCGTTCGTCAGCTTGCTGCAGGCCTGGCGGGAAAAAGCGCCGGTGCAGGATTGA
- a CDS encoding cytochrome-c peroxidase, whose translation MSFRQLLVLLVLVSAWSQSTEAAPLDEPLKPLPDIPELDPRQVELGRQLFNEKRLSVNNSLSCASCHQLDKGGADDKPLSIGFHGETVAVNTPTVFNAALNFKQFWNGRADSLEDQVGEVLQSPIEMGNNWSNIIDTLVKDPAYKAAFSAAYRDGVSAANVRGALATYERTLLTPNSRFDQYLKGNTDILTLDEKYGYQRFKDYGCIACHQGVNIGGNMFQKFGVMGDYFKARGNPTAADDGRFMVTGDEDDRHVFKVPSLRNVALTAPYFHDGSAKTLEDAVDVMFTYQLGRIPSVEDKRLIVLFLKTLTGERGGKPL comes from the coding sequence ATGTCATTTCGCCAATTGCTTGTGCTGCTAGTACTGGTCAGCGCCTGGAGCCAGTCCACAGAGGCGGCGCCACTGGACGAACCGCTCAAGCCCCTGCCGGACATCCCCGAACTGGACCCGCGCCAGGTCGAGCTGGGCCGTCAGCTGTTCAACGAAAAACGCCTGTCGGTCAACAACAGCCTGTCCTGTGCCAGCTGCCACCAACTGGACAAGGGCGGGGCCGACGACAAGCCGTTGTCCATCGGTTTCCATGGCGAGACAGTCGCCGTCAACACGCCCACCGTGTTCAACGCGGCGCTGAACTTCAAGCAGTTCTGGAATGGCCGGGCCGACAGCCTGGAAGACCAGGTCGGCGAAGTGCTGCAAAGCCCCATCGAAATGGGCAACAACTGGTCGAATATCATCGACACCCTGGTCAAGGACCCGGCCTACAAGGCGGCCTTCAGCGCGGCCTACCGCGACGGCGTGAGCGCGGCCAACGTGCGCGGCGCCCTGGCCACCTACGAACGCACGTTACTGACACCCAACTCACGTTTCGACCAGTACCTCAAGGGCAACACCGACATCCTCACCCTCGACGAAAAATACGGCTACCAGCGCTTCAAGGACTACGGCTGCATCGCCTGCCACCAGGGCGTGAACATCGGCGGCAACATGTTCCAGAAGTTCGGTGTGATGGGCGACTATTTCAAGGCCCGTGGCAATCCCACCGCAGCCGACGACGGGCGCTTTATGGTCACCGGGGACGAGGATGATCGGCATGTCTTCAAGGTTCCCAGCCTGCGCAACGTCGCCCTTACCGCGCCCTACTTCCATGACGGCTCGGCCAAGACCCTCGAGGACGCGGTCGACGTGATGTTCACCTATCAGTTGGGGCGTATTCCCTCGGTCGAAGACAAGCGCCTGATCGTGCTGTTTCTCAAGACCTTGACCGGTGAACGGGGAGGCAAGCCGCTATGA
- a CDS encoding DAHL domain-containing protein — MKPSRRLLNRILLPLLTSVLAAVLVFLYIMSRSDLSEEYAQARDLIGQIKQLDAQWDTEILKARIAVARNYDPLIRPQGGIHSHWQSFQTLPVSQTQDTAEAWKDRRATLAQALKEKDRLVEQFKSRNAVLRNSLAFLPTAEDDIQRQLSTLEDVDKLMLQSTSNDIYDLLLGTLEFSQITTDDRANEILLGINQLTVDQQRLPPAFKASIDILLNHVQLILREQPNVNTLLDEIAAIPVSESLDAITDQLNQDQQSAERVNQQYHLYLLVFSALMAVLLLYLASRLARSYTQINQMNRALQTANEHLEQRVEERTRELREAQSELMETARHAGMAEIATNVLHNVGNVLNSVNISADLVTRKLRNSKALGLGKAVGLMNEHQDDLGEFLTQDAKGKLLPGYLNQLVEAIAAEQQNMSEELGQLSKSVDHIKEIVSTQQSYAGASSLEEALHVGDLLEDALRMNSGALTRHNVVVVRDYGDVPRIMGDKHRILLILINLISNAKQAMSSLSDRARQITLQVRVVDGKTLRISVQDDGEGILPENMTRIFAHGFTTRKDGHGFGLHSCALAAMEMNGHLTAHSDGPGKGAVFTLELPLKTAVGVT, encoded by the coding sequence ATGAAACCGTCCAGGCGCCTGCTGAACCGGATCCTGTTGCCGCTGCTGACCTCGGTGCTCGCTGCGGTGCTGGTATTCCTGTACATCATGTCACGCAGCGACCTGTCCGAGGAGTACGCCCAGGCCCGCGACCTGATTGGTCAGATCAAGCAGCTGGATGCACAGTGGGACACGGAAATCCTCAAGGCGAGGATCGCCGTGGCGCGCAACTATGACCCGCTGATCAGGCCACAGGGCGGCATTCATAGCCATTGGCAGTCCTTCCAGACACTGCCGGTCAGTCAGACGCAGGATACCGCCGAGGCCTGGAAGGATCGCCGCGCGACGCTGGCCCAGGCACTCAAAGAGAAGGATCGTCTGGTCGAACAGTTCAAGTCGCGCAACGCGGTACTGCGCAACTCGCTGGCCTTCCTGCCTACCGCCGAAGACGACATCCAGCGCCAGTTGAGTACGCTGGAGGATGTCGACAAACTGATGCTGCAATCGACCTCCAACGATATCTACGACCTGTTGCTCGGCACCCTCGAGTTCTCCCAGATCACCACCGACGACAGGGCTAACGAAATCCTGCTGGGCATCAACCAGTTGACAGTCGATCAGCAGCGCCTGCCCCCGGCCTTCAAGGCGTCGATAGATATCCTGCTCAACCACGTGCAACTGATCCTGCGCGAACAACCCAACGTCAACACCCTGCTCGACGAGATTGCCGCCATACCGGTGTCCGAAAGCCTTGACGCCATCACCGACCAACTGAACCAGGACCAGCAGAGCGCCGAGCGGGTCAACCAGCAGTATCATCTGTATCTGCTGGTTTTCTCGGCGCTGATGGCGGTACTGCTGCTGTACCTGGCCAGTCGCCTGGCACGCAGCTACACGCAGATCAACCAGATGAACCGGGCCCTGCAAACCGCCAACGAGCACTTGGAGCAGCGGGTCGAGGAACGCACCCGCGAGCTGCGCGAGGCCCAGAGCGAACTGATGGAAACCGCCCGCCACGCCGGCATGGCCGAGATCGCCACCAACGTTCTGCACAACGTCGGCAACGTCCTCAACAGCGTGAACATCTCCGCCGACCTGGTCACACGCAAATTGCGCAACAGCAAGGCGCTTGGCCTGGGCAAGGCGGTCGGGCTGATGAACGAGCACCAGGACGACCTCGGCGAATTCCTCACTCAGGACGCCAAGGGCAAGCTGTTGCCCGGCTACCTCAACCAGCTCGTCGAGGCCATCGCCGCCGAGCAACAGAACATGAGCGAGGAACTGGGGCAACTGAGCAAGAGCGTCGACCACATCAAGGAAATCGTCTCGACCCAGCAATCCTATGCGGGGGCTTCCAGTCTGGAGGAGGCGCTGCACGTCGGCGACCTGCTCGAGGACGCCTTGCGCATGAACTCCGGCGCCCTGACCCGGCACAACGTCGTCGTGGTCCGTGACTATGGCGACGTCCCGCGGATCATGGGCGACAAGCATCGTATCCTGCTGATCCTGATCAACCTCATCAGCAACGCCAAGCAGGCGATGTCCAGCCTGTCCGACCGTGCCCGGCAGATCACCCTGCAGGTACGGGTGGTCGACGGCAAGACCCTGCGCATCAGCGTCCAGGACGACGGCGAAGGCATCCTGCCGGAAAACATGACACGGATCTTTGCCCATGGTTTCACCACCCGCAAGGACGGTCACGGCTTCGGCCTGCACAGCTGCGCCCTGGCGGCGATGGAAATGAACGGACACCTGACTGCCCATAGCGACGGCCCCGGCAAGGGTGCCGTCTTCACGCTCGAACTGCCCTTGAAAACCGCCGTGGGGGTCACATGA